TTTGCTACTAATAtgctagataaaataaaaataaacaattattccGATACCGTTTTCAGTCCAAGGTCATTGTTTTCTGTTCCGAAAGTTCCATTTATGAAGTATGTacacaaacacttttttttttttcacacatCTCACTCACGCACTAATTGCTATACTGGGTAATACACATTTTTACACAGCTCCTTCGGTTGTTGGCATGGGATGCAGCTTTTTGAAATAGCTCGCAGATCGCTTCAATGCAAACTCACGTAAATGTTGGTCCATCCAATCGCGATGACATTTCCGGTACAATTTGTACACAATGAGCAGGACCCCTGCACTCAACAAGGTACAAATGGCAGCAAGGATGTAGTTGGTGGTAGCCGCATGCTCTCGGAGCTGGTCAACAGTCCCAGAATTCGTCCCGGCACCAGCTGCAGTTTGGGCCACGAGGACTTCCTCTTTCTCTACTGCTTGATTGTTTCCCATCTTGATGGAATCCGAATTTTAGCCGAATACTCTACAAAGCGTACGATTCGCATCGACGACGAACGACTACAAGTTTTATAACTCATAATTATAAGCGACTTAAAACGATGCACAGTGACACGAATTATCAGTTCAGTTCACACGAAATTGCTGACACCGCGAAAGTGCACCTGCATCGACTCAGATTACGCGGTGGCGCGGTGCATATTTCTAGGTAcaggcagggtcgccatgtgaGGTTGTTATATCGGAGTAAAGTAAAACACGACCATCTCTAGCAAAACCCCGTTTATTACTCCAAACAACGTATTAATACACGTAGATTATATACGAACAatgttaggtatattatagGGCTGTACCATACCAtaccaccgtcagtatacctattttcccaaatacctcccgcagagagtcccgcgctccttagtcgtaaatagcgcgaattgctcttttttgaattacgaaaattgtgtctatatcagccgccttgccccaaagtagaataccgtaggacaaaacgctgtgaaaatacccaaagtaaaccagtcttgccgcatctacaccagcaaactgtcttacttttcttattgcataggctgcggagctgagcctgcccgcgagctttgttatttgggtgccccattgaagcttattatctaaatctacacctaggaaggttgcggaattgaccatgtctaatacttcaccatttagaactacgttcgtacctagattcctagcgttgggcatggtaaatctaatgcatttagttttctttgaatttaacaacaaattgttggctgtaaaccaattgagaacctgtgtaagagcaccatttacatcgtcaaaatcagttttcttacgatctactttaaatataagcgacgtatcatcagcaaatagtacgataccacacagatcctgtacctgatgtggcaaatcattaatataaaccagaaaaaggaacggaccaaggatagagccctgtggtaccccgagactaaccgcagatccagtggatcttgacccatttatgtctgtataatgcactctctcagacaagtaggatgcaagtaaagaaagaagaaatgaaagaaagaaatatttattgtatataaaataaatcacaatgtttcaaataattaaataaactattgaaTCATAAACATCacttggtgaaataattttatataaaactagttacATCTTAAGACTTATTATCTAATGGTTTCCTCACTAGGAGGACCTATATCGAGGAAaccataatatacatacaaatatttatttactttattgagATCCTTGGTATTCAGGCGTTTGCTTAGGTACTAAACTTAGtacaaacatataatataagtgcttattattattaattatgattaagtattatcaattatcatcatattttggttaaacaaaaattactaaaaatgtTGGTCTTATTCTTATTAGTGTTTAGTAGTTATAGATATCTTATCTTATCAATTATACTTAAGCCTCGGAtgaaattacaaattacattatacAATACATGGTAAGTACATAGTAGTAAACATTATTAGCCTATAATCTTAAGGATATTTTCTGTGTCAGTATAGTTTAATGAAGTCAGCCatttatacacaatattttttgcttctCTCACTGACTTATCTTTGATATCACAAAATTTTACAACTTGGTTATAAATATATGCTCTTACAAAGTTGCCAAATCGTTGCGCGAACCTTGTATTAACAAATGGTACATCTAGACGAAAGACTCTGCGTTGAATTAAGCTGTCATAATTATTGGATGAAATTACGGACCTGTGTACTGAGATGGCAATCCTTGATATAAAGAGTTGTCGCACAGTTAGAACTTTTGCTTCGTTGTGGAGTGTGAATGTCGGATATCTATAAGGTTTTTGCATCATTACCTTTAAAACTGACCGTTGTGCTCTCTCGGCtcttataatatatgttttaggAGCACTTCCCCAGCAAAGTATACAGTACACTATCAGAGATTGACAAAGTGCATAGTAAACTAGTCTAAGAGTATCGATGCTAGACGCATACCGTAGGCTTCTCATCACACTTACGACCCTCCTTATTCGAGCGGACAGAACGTCAATATGCTTGCTAAAGGTAAGATTCTCATCAATATGTACCCCAAGGTATTTATATGTTTTAGTGTGTGTTAAGGATTCACAGTGACAAGATGACATTTGACAGTGTTCGTTATGCATTTTGAGAATAATTTCCATATTAGGTGCTGAAGCTGCGGTTTTGTGGAAGCATAAATACACggttttattagtatttattgtaaGGAGGTTACGCTGTAGCCACTGAGAGACCTGTAGCAGGCCACGCTCAGCCGAAGTGCACACTTCGGACCAATTTCCACCATGAAACATAATAGCGGTATCATCAGCATAGCACATAATGTCAGCATCTGGTATTTGGCTTTCCAGAAGTTCGTTAATGTAGAGCAAGAACAATGTAGGTCCTAGAATACTTCCCTGCGGAACACCAAAAAGAAtaggttttaatttaatttaaaaatttaaaaaaagacaactcccgcactaagaattgctcttgtgtcgcggggacttttacaaacatacaaacaacggacacaaagcacaaccagacccgaaacaattatttgtggatcgcacaaataattgctccgtgtgggaatcgaacccacgacctcccgatgcagtgggatcggcgtggtgacctaaaccactgcgccacggaggcagtcaaggtTCAGGGTCACTTGTGCTCTGGCCAATCTTTACACACTGTCTCCGTTCCGTAAGATAGCTATTAAACCATTGCAATGCTACTCCTCTGACTCCTGCCAACTCCAACTTTCTAATAAGGATAGGTACGGAAACAGTGTCAAATGCTTTCGCAAGATCTAAAAATACACCAATACAACACTTCTTATCATCCAGGTAGGAAGAAAGAGTGCTGGTGAAGTGGGTGACAGCATCTTCTGTACTAATTCCTTTACGGAAACCAAATTGTTTTGATGATAAAACGTTATGACTCTCTAAAAAATTAACTAAACGCTTATTAATAAACCTTTCCAGTAGCTTCGAAAAGGTCACCAACAGGGAAATCGGCCTATAGTTATCAATAATTGTCTTTGGACCATTTTTATGTATTGGTGATACCTGTGCCACTTTCCAGTCACTTGGGAATGTTCCAGTAGTTATGCTTAGGTTGAACAGGTGTGTGAGGGGgacaattatgttattttttatacattttactaaTGAGTTACCGAGACCGTCAACACCTGGTGCTTTATCTGACTGCAAGTTCAATATCATTTCATTGACTTCTTCATAATCTGTTGGAAGAAGGAATAACGAGTCAGCTGGGGTTCTTATACTGTCAACAGCACGTGCTAAATCATATTCACTCTTgttaattttagataaaattttgttagCTAACCTTTGACCAACCGTAGAAAAGTGTTTATTAATGTTGTTAAGAGATTGTTTTGTGTTCGAGCAGTCTTGTTGTGTCAGTAAGGGTGCCGGTTCACTGTTGCTTTTAGTTAGGTTGCATATGTTCTTAATTGATTGCCAAAGCTTTTTTGGATTGTTTCTGTTTGCCTTAAGTTCTTTGTTCTCATATTCGTTTTTAACTTTTCTTAGAATATTTGCAAAATAGTTTCTGTAGCGGCAGTAGGTAACTTTGAGAATTTTATTATCAGGGTCTTGTCTTAACTGTAGGTGCAGGCGATCGCGGTGACGCATACATCGCATGAGTCCTGGAGTGATCCAGGGTTTTAGGTTTAGATTAGTCCTGGTTATCTTTACCTCACGCGAGTGCTTTTTTACTATGtcagtcaaaatatttgtaaaaatggtaGTGGCTGTGTTAACATCGCCTGTATCTGTGACTACGGACCACTCTATTTCCGATAGGTCTTTATTAATTGCATCAACGTCTCTTTTAGTAATGTAACGATTTGAACGGGCCGGATTAGTCTTCTGAAGTGAGAAGCCAAACATAACTGGGAAATGGTCTGTGATAACAGTTTGACATATACATCCAATTATCGAGTTGCTGTTATGTATATCCCTAACAAAAATATGGTCCAGACATGATGTTTCCCTAGTTGGTTTTGTGATGACTGGTAAAAAACCATTTTCTGCCATAAAACATTGGTATTCTAAACTATCTGAATTACCTATTCcatctattatatttatattcaaatcacCCGCAATAATACATGGTAAACCGTTCACATTATTAACGTGTGTTTCGAGAGatgataaaaatctatttaaacttCTAAACGAAGGTGAGCGGTAAATACCCACAATATGAGCAACTGAGGGAATATGTATGACCAAACAATCAGCTTCTTCGATGACAGGTTCAGAGATAGTCGCATTCCAGGTGTTTTTGACGTATACGACCACGCCACCATTTTTATTGGTCTTCCTGATTGTACTATAGCAATTATATCCAGGTATTTGAGGAATCAGTACAGAATCGCTTAGCCAACATTCTGTTAGAATAAGAATATCAAAGGATATTTCTAAACATTCAAGGGCTACTAATAGTGAGTTAAAATTTTTCTGAATGCTCCtaatgtttaatgaaaatagtttgaaattatATAATGATGTAAATATTTGCCTACAATTACCAACGTCACGTGACACTTCACAATTAATCGAAATGGAATCTAGTTCTGATTCAATATAATCCGTAAACATCATTTTTGGTTACAACATTTATCCAGAGGCGTTCTTTTTAAAGATGTCGATCCTAATTCACGATGGCATTTATAGGTAACAAAGTATTGAAGATAACATGTACGAAATACTTTTGAAGCATCCAGTTCTAGAGTCTTGAAAATATCATAGACATATataacatttatacatacatggcataaaaatcttaaaattcgTGGCTGGAAATTAGTTTCagtcataaaacaaaaattaacaatGGAATTCAATTCGACCAAgacacataaaaaacaaatcaataacataattaagagtaaattatttaaactataaaaataaagacaaaataaatttgCAGATAACAAATATAGGATATTGTAAATGGTAACAAAAATTTTGGTTAAGAACTTACTGGCTATTGGTTGTTGAAGAAGAAGGCGGGAGTATTCGGTCCAAATCCTTGAGCGAGTGTATTGGTATAGCTCCTTTACCTTCCCGTTGCCGAATATAGATGGTACCCTGTTGACACCAGCAGAAGGAGTATCCGTGGTGCTTAGCCCTGAGCCGAGAGTCACGAAATAACAGTCGGTTGGCTTTGGTCAGTCTTTCGTTAAAGAAGATTTTTCGCGGAGTTCCCGAGACTTCCAGATCAGCACTACTAATATTTTTCCGAGATTTAGCCGCTTTCAGGAATTGGTCGCGCTTAGAACGACgtaaaagtctgacaacaacTGGGCGAGGCAATTTCCGTTCGTCTTCAGGTAAGGCAGTGTTTACAGGTGGACGGCGTGGCCCCGAACGAGTAACCCAATCTATATCGGAGTCATTTATTTCAACCCCTATCTTTTTAGCAGCTACGAGCACAACGTGATGAAGGTTCTCAGCTGCGCTCTCCGGAATACCGACGATTTCAATCTCGTTCTTCAGGTTGGCCTGTGCTTGAGTATTCAGCTCATTTTGAAGTTGGGCTACAGTTGCCTGTAAAGTGTCGACTTCACCATCACGCTTTTCTAAGTATTTAAGACGCTCTTCAGCTGCAACCAGTTTCACCATCATTTCGTCCATCCTCTCGTTGGTATACGATAGACTTTGAGTTACGTCTTCTAGTTTCAGTTTGACTGAGGCGAATTCTGTGGTCATCAAACGTAACTGGTCCGTTAGTTGAGCAATTTCTGATGACGAGGGCTCCACCTTTTTACGAGTAGTGACATTTTCACACATAGCTTGTGCTGGTGTCACACTATTGTCTCCCTGTTTTTTAGGCGCAATGGTGCAATCGGTACATTTCCATAGCCTGCGACGGTCAGCCGTTAGGGGAGAAACATTGACACATGatgtgcaaaatattttttcgcaGGTGGTTGAATTACATTCAACATGGTTTTGgtctttaataaactttttacatttaGCACATTTCATGTTGATAAAATAACCAGTTGTATAAAATTACAGTTCAATCAATTAAAAGTGTCTCACTGAGGTCATTCACTATTAGGCATAAAAGTCACAACGTCTGTTTTATTAATCTTAGGTAGAGTCGCCCGCGCGTCGCTGCTGCACGTGTTACGCATGCACTTCACACCAATTTCGCGGTTAACATAACTGCATAACCGTGAATATCGCTTGCACTGACTCGGCGCTGCACCGCCCTCTGGTGGATTTATGATTTTTGTCACTGTTTCACTATTgtaatttaaactattattttgattgttttatgaGTTGTTTCAGATAATTAGTTATACAAActgataatttatttgtaggAGATAGACACTGCAAGATTTTAACTCAAACTGTGCACTTTTTCTCgggttttttacaaaataatacggAGCACGTTTCAAAACAGACTTGTCTATAATACCAAGGTGTCAAAGATGATGGtcaagtaagtcaagtgccacatccccaattccatagtacttaagtttatataaaagagtattgtggtcaacacaattgaac
The nucleotide sequence above comes from Anticarsia gemmatalis isolate Benzon Research Colony breed Stoneville strain chromosome W, ilAntGemm2 primary, whole genome shotgun sequence. Encoded proteins:
- the LOC142985922 gene encoding uncharacterized protein LOC142985922, whose protein sequence is MCENVTTRKKVEPSSSEIAQLTDQLRLMTTEFASVKLKLEDVTQSLSYTNERMDEMMVKLVAAEERLKYLEKRDGEVDTLQATVAQLQNELNTQAQANLKNEIEIVGIPESAAENLHHVVLVAAKKIGVEINDSDIDWVTRSGPRRPPVNTALPEDERKLPRPVVVRLLRRSKRDQFLKAAKSRKNISSADLEVSGTPRKIFFNERLTKANRLLFRDSRLRAKHHGYSFCWCQQGTIYIRQREGKGAIPIHSLKDLDRILPPSSSTTNSQ